A section of the Polyangium spumosum genome encodes:
- a CDS encoding clostripain-related cysteine peptidase, translated as MGGNRAIALGALAASLAACAPEGPSSGAMDTAPAVEQSSAELRRGPPSLWTAEWTWLVFAANDDHDQNLVSAFDQDALEWQHGLGGSALFRILVQRDYAPFQVDDDGKSRASERYSIYREEIRPPGRENAGPGVMVLGETDTSDPATLRDFLVEGIRMYPARHYWVTFTGHGDGFAGLADDATSGEGKRLSLNALSSALADASRVIETEIRTMPGLGGIGASNRIDVVAFDTCRMGSAEVASSLSGVADYLIASREAVPDAGHPYSALRYIAQDRPAASPRTLVEAVVTDYVRAYVEGVSTAGRAYVGTSITSVGLDLRRIGRLEEALAGLVTAVRRERPGGFTCEDVTALFAEACGSAGIVASAASTPHGGRSRNRTRSRTTASDASVDLVALLERLADPAHCGPGGAGSVVVGPDVMAAAREVLTLIGRPHLWTRAEPWGTQLQYGGQYRRLAGFHALSPFVVEAHRVEPSTGARPGGFSVLWGNPFELLLRESGVSLMDTYRATSFEKRTGWSRIFEACLDQAEACRTGTSNPHAPGDDPCEGL; from the coding sequence GTGGGTGGAAACCGTGCAATCGCCCTCGGGGCGCTCGCCGCGAGCCTCGCGGCGTGCGCCCCCGAGGGCCCCTCGTCGGGCGCCATGGACACGGCGCCGGCGGTCGAGCAGAGCAGCGCGGAGCTCCGGCGTGGGCCGCCCTCGCTCTGGACCGCGGAGTGGACGTGGCTCGTCTTCGCAGCGAACGACGACCATGACCAGAACCTCGTCTCGGCGTTCGATCAGGACGCGCTCGAATGGCAACACGGCCTCGGCGGCAGCGCCCTCTTCCGCATCCTGGTGCAGCGCGACTATGCGCCGTTCCAGGTGGACGATGACGGCAAGAGCCGAGCCTCCGAGCGGTATTCGATCTACCGCGAGGAGATCCGGCCTCCGGGCCGGGAGAACGCGGGGCCGGGCGTCATGGTGCTCGGCGAGACCGACACCAGCGATCCGGCGACGTTGCGTGATTTCCTCGTGGAGGGCATCCGGATGTACCCGGCGCGCCATTACTGGGTGACGTTCACCGGCCACGGCGACGGCTTCGCGGGCCTCGCCGACGACGCGACATCGGGCGAAGGAAAGCGGCTCTCCCTGAATGCGCTCTCCTCCGCGCTCGCCGATGCGTCCCGGGTCATCGAGACCGAGATCCGCACGATGCCCGGCCTCGGCGGCATCGGGGCCTCGAACCGGATCGACGTCGTGGCGTTCGACACGTGCCGCATGGGCTCCGCCGAGGTGGCGTCGTCGTTATCGGGCGTGGCCGATTACCTGATCGCCTCCCGCGAGGCGGTGCCGGACGCCGGCCACCCGTACAGCGCGCTCCGCTACATCGCGCAGGATCGCCCGGCGGCGAGCCCGCGCACGCTGGTGGAGGCGGTGGTCACCGATTACGTGCGCGCCTACGTCGAGGGCGTCTCGACCGCGGGGCGCGCGTACGTCGGCACCTCCATCACCAGCGTCGGCCTCGATCTTCGCCGCATCGGCAGGCTCGAGGAGGCCCTCGCCGGCCTGGTCACGGCGGTGCGCCGCGAGCGACCGGGCGGCTTCACGTGCGAGGACGTCACCGCGCTCTTCGCCGAGGCCTGCGGCAGCGCGGGGATCGTCGCCTCCGCGGCCTCGACGCCACACGGCGGGCGCTCCCGAAATCGGACGCGATCCCGCACGACGGCCTCGGACGCGTCGGTGGACCTCGTCGCGTTGCTCGAGCGGCTCGCGGATCCCGCCCATTGTGGTCCGGGCGGCGCGGGGTCGGTCGTCGTCGGCCCGGACGTGATGGCGGCGGCGCGTGAGGTCTTGACGTTGATCGGCCGTCCGCACCTCTGGACGCGGGCCGAGCCCTGGGGGACACAATTGCAGTATGGGGGCCAGTATCGACGCCTCGCCGGCTTCCACGCCCTGAGCCCCTTCGTGGTCGAGGCCCACCGCGTCGAGCCGAGCACGGGCGCGCGCCCCGGGGGCTTCAGCGTGCTCTGGGGCAATCCCTTCGAGCTCTTGCTCCGGGAGAGCGGCGTCTCCTTGATGGATACGTACCGCGCGACGTCGTTCGAGAAGCGCACGGGGTGGTCGAGGATCTTCGAGGCGTGCCTCGACCAGGCCGAGGCGTGCCGGACGGGGACGTCGAACCCGCATGCGCCGGGGGACGACCCTTGCGAGGGGCTTTGA
- a CDS encoding M15 family metallopeptidase yields MSARSPRPADRRLRSAARLLFAAALGLVCAAPFVTGELPVAEAKEAKGKAKPKPKASKKPAGKGTFEYGCRVQAPQKFLERRTFVSGRVLDGAKHAKAVRYLATHYGNVGDDVTRKLNPKGALPQAVTVRFMGLPISVHAKVAPALACVEKKIKKSCTGRSRYTPRALGGFRGANSYRGTEISNHLFGIAIDIDPDRNPCCGCVDPWPSHPKCKKKAKSPYERAAMPKCWIKAFERFGFDWLGHDALEDTMHFEFLGDPDRIKR; encoded by the coding sequence GTGTCCGCCCGCTCCCCGCGCCCTGCCGACCGAAGACTGCGGAGCGCCGCGCGCCTCCTCTTCGCGGCGGCCCTCGGCCTCGTCTGCGCGGCGCCCTTCGTGACGGGCGAGCTGCCCGTCGCCGAGGCCAAGGAGGCGAAGGGCAAGGCCAAGCCCAAGCCCAAGGCCAGCAAGAAGCCCGCTGGCAAGGGCACCTTCGAGTACGGCTGCCGCGTCCAGGCCCCGCAGAAGTTCCTCGAGCGCCGCACGTTCGTCTCGGGCCGCGTCCTCGACGGCGCAAAACACGCGAAGGCGGTGCGGTACCTCGCGACCCATTACGGCAACGTCGGCGACGACGTCACGCGCAAGCTGAACCCGAAGGGCGCGCTCCCGCAGGCCGTCACCGTGCGGTTCATGGGCCTTCCCATCTCCGTGCACGCGAAGGTCGCGCCCGCGCTCGCCTGCGTCGAGAAGAAGATCAAAAAATCCTGCACCGGCCGCTCCCGGTACACGCCCCGCGCCCTCGGCGGTTTCCGCGGGGCGAACTCCTACCGCGGCACCGAGATATCGAACCACCTCTTCGGCATCGCGATCGACATCGACCCCGACCGGAACCCCTGCTGCGGCTGCGTCGACCCCTGGCCGAGCCACCCGAAATGCAAGAAGAAGGCGAAATCGCCTTACGAACGGGCGGCGATGCCGAAATGCTGGATCAAGGCATTCGAGCGGTTCGGCTTCGATTGGCTGGGACACGACGCCCTCGAGGACACGATGCATTTCGAGTTCCTCGGGGATCCAGATAGAATCAAGAGATAG
- a CDS encoding dienelactone hydrolase family protein, with protein MQTTKITHQHLPAFGCDLPLTITRAEGRGAAVVILPSAFGVAPDLEAQMVELAADASVVVAFDPFFRDDPGPAPYEDMARVMTRLRGVDAERLYRDLRATIDWIRDQEEGRAVVVLGICFGGPYALRAAADGAASGVVTWHGTWMERHLDRAAEIRCPMRLHFGSVDPFVPPSAVDAIRTAFAGRPDVRIVVHEGATHGFSHRAAARAYDERAERGAMESLRALVREIR; from the coding sequence ATGCAAACCACGAAGATCACCCACCAACACCTCCCCGCCTTCGGGTGCGATCTCCCCCTGACGATCACGCGCGCCGAGGGCCGCGGCGCGGCCGTCGTGATCCTGCCGTCGGCGTTCGGCGTCGCGCCCGACCTCGAAGCGCAGATGGTGGAGCTCGCGGCCGACGCGAGCGTCGTGGTCGCGTTTGATCCGTTCTTCCGTGACGATCCCGGGCCGGCCCCGTACGAGGACATGGCGCGGGTGATGACGCGGCTCCGAGGCGTCGACGCAGAGCGACTTTATCGGGATCTCCGCGCGACCATCGATTGGATACGGGATCAGGAGGAGGGCCGGGCGGTCGTGGTGCTCGGGATCTGTTTTGGCGGGCCGTACGCGTTACGGGCGGCGGCGGACGGCGCGGCGTCCGGCGTGGTGACGTGGCACGGCACCTGGATGGAGAGACATCTCGATCGCGCGGCCGAGATACGTTGTCCGATGCGGCTCCACTTCGGGAGCGTGGATCCCTTCGTGCCTCCGAGCGCCGTGGATGCAATACGGACGGCGTTCGCCGGCCGCCCGGACGTACGAATCGTCGTGCACGAGGGCGCGACGCACGGGTTCAGCCACCGGGCAGCGGCGCGCGCGTACGACGAACGTGCGGAGCGGGGCGCGATGGAGTCGCTGCGCGCGTTGGTTCGAGAGATTCGCTGA
- a CDS encoding OmpA family protein, translating to MKPGPRLLAVLLPALAFLSPRPALADDTPSLALEPAPAGDRAFLVEHADVRGHLLPSARLLLDYARRPLVLRNDREELDPVVSDQTFFHALASISLFYRATLSLDVPFSFTQAGGAPPSGDVFPRAGVGASFGDIRLGARIRLAGGLDESGRGAAIGLAASLWLPTASDGYAGDGAVRARFALLAEATGRRLHGSFSGGLRTRPAFALPGILPTRVATSLTFGLAGGFFVDGARSLRLGGELSADLPFLGGARLFDPRATVAQVLLTSQYRINGGPLEVGLAMGPGLGRGAGSADVRVLALLGYAPEKAKPPSDRDNDGIPDKKDACIDLVGVESGDPLLHGCPEPPPDHDGDAIPDENDACPRLAGEATFVRETHGCPRAKPKPKPKEPAPPPIASLAEQEIVISQQVQFETGTAVLRPESDGVLGEVARVLAEHPEITRVEVQGHTDDTGPPDVNRALGQDRAESVVEWLVRRGVARERLQPKGYGSDRPIADNTTEEGRGKNRRVEFRILEKAPAEGGAK from the coding sequence GTGAAGCCCGGGCCGCGCCTCCTCGCCGTCCTTCTCCCGGCCCTCGCCTTCCTTTCCCCGCGCCCTGCCCTCGCCGACGACACCCCTTCCCTCGCCCTCGAACCCGCCCCCGCCGGGGATCGCGCCTTCCTCGTCGAGCACGCCGACGTCCGGGGCCACCTCCTCCCTTCGGCGCGCCTGCTCCTCGATTACGCGCGCCGCCCGCTCGTGCTCCGCAACGACCGCGAGGAGCTCGACCCGGTCGTCTCCGATCAGACCTTCTTCCACGCCCTCGCCTCCATATCGCTTTTTTATCGGGCCACCCTCTCCCTCGACGTCCCCTTCTCCTTCACCCAGGCCGGCGGCGCTCCGCCCTCGGGCGACGTTTTTCCTCGCGCGGGCGTCGGCGCTTCGTTTGGTGACATTCGCCTCGGCGCGCGTATCCGGCTCGCAGGTGGCCTCGACGAATCCGGCCGGGGCGCGGCGATCGGCCTCGCGGCGTCCCTCTGGCTCCCGACCGCCTCCGATGGATATGCCGGCGACGGCGCCGTGCGCGCGCGGTTCGCCCTGCTCGCCGAGGCCACGGGGAGACGCCTTCATGGCTCCTTCTCCGGAGGCCTTCGCACGCGCCCGGCATTCGCGCTCCCCGGGATCTTGCCCACCCGCGTCGCCACGTCCCTCACCTTCGGCCTCGCGGGTGGCTTTTTCGTCGACGGCGCGCGGAGCCTCCGCCTCGGCGGCGAGCTCTCGGCGGACTTGCCTTTCCTCGGCGGCGCGCGCCTCTTCGATCCCCGCGCCACCGTCGCGCAGGTGCTGCTCACCTCGCAGTATCGAATCAATGGCGGCCCCCTCGAGGTCGGGCTCGCGATGGGACCGGGCCTCGGGCGGGGCGCGGGGAGCGCGGACGTCCGCGTGCTCGCGCTGCTCGGGTATGCGCCGGAGAAGGCCAAACCACCGTCGGATCGGGACAACGACGGCATCCCGGACAAGAAGGACGCGTGTATCGATCTCGTCGGCGTGGAATCGGGAGATCCCCTCCTCCACGGCTGCCCCGAGCCTCCGCCCGATCACGACGGCGACGCGATCCCCGACGAGAACGACGCTTGCCCGCGCCTCGCGGGGGAGGCGACCTTCGTGCGCGAGACGCACGGGTGTCCCAGAGCGAAGCCGAAGCCGAAGCCGAAGGAGCCCGCGCCGCCGCCCATCGCTTCGCTCGCCGAGCAGGAGATCGTGATCTCCCAGCAGGTGCAATTCGAGACGGGCACGGCCGTGCTCCGCCCCGAGAGCGACGGCGTGCTCGGCGAGGTCGCGCGTGTGCTCGCGGAGCACCCTGAGATCACGCGCGTCGAGGTGCAAGGCCACACCGACGACACGGGCCCGCCCGACGTGAATCGTGCCCTCGGGCAGGATCGGGCGGAGAGCGTGGTCGAATGGCTCGTTCGACGTGGAGTCGCCCGCGAGCGGCTCCAGCCGAAGGGTTACGGGTCCGACAGACCGATCGCGGACAACACGACCGAGGAGGGGCGCGGCAAGAACAGGCGCGTCGAGTTCCGGATCCTCGAAAAGGCGCCGGCCGAAGGAGGGGCGAAATGA
- a CDS encoding lysophospholipid acyltransferase family protein, which yields MQLRDAIRVARQWVPFTARTVGYGTVSLTLGPLTKDHRASLWAMKRWCQSSARGLHIEVEASGLENVPADGAYVYCSNHQSLLDVLVLGAALPGDYKWAAKRELLNIPFLGWHLKLSGHVPVERGGGPRVAAEVIKRFEEVLRRGKPLLVFPEGTRSEDGVLKEFKMGGFYAAVRAGVPVVPVALEGAGKLMHKGAIDSGDGSTMRLVRVRVGKPIQPLATGKEAARVVNLRDRTHAAVAELLLSLGGRVAEPPSKESTSRAGASQRET from the coding sequence ATGCAGCTCCGAGATGCCATTCGCGTCGCGCGTCAGTGGGTCCCTTTTACCGCTCGCACGGTCGGGTATGGGACCGTCTCGCTCACGCTCGGCCCGCTCACGAAGGATCACCGCGCGAGCCTCTGGGCAATGAAGCGCTGGTGCCAATCGAGCGCGCGGGGGCTGCACATCGAGGTCGAGGCCTCGGGCCTCGAAAACGTGCCCGCGGACGGCGCCTACGTCTATTGCTCGAATCATCAGAGCCTACTCGACGTCCTCGTCCTCGGCGCCGCCCTGCCCGGTGACTACAAGTGGGCCGCGAAGCGCGAGCTGCTCAACATCCCATTCCTCGGCTGGCACCTCAAGCTCTCGGGGCACGTCCCGGTCGAGCGCGGCGGCGGGCCGAGGGTCGCGGCGGAGGTCATCAAGCGCTTCGAGGAGGTCCTGCGGCGCGGCAAGCCGCTGCTCGTCTTCCCCGAGGGCACGCGCAGCGAGGACGGCGTGCTCAAGGAGTTCAAGATGGGCGGGTTCTACGCGGCCGTACGCGCCGGCGTGCCCGTCGTCCCCGTCGCGCTCGAGGGCGCGGGCAAGCTCATGCACAAGGGCGCCATCGACTCGGGCGACGGCAGCACGATGCGCCTCGTGCGCGTCCGCGTGGGCAAGCCCATCCAGCCCCTCGCGACGGGCAAGGAGGCCGCGCGTGTCGTCAACCTGCGCGATCGCACCCACGCCGCCGTCGCCGAGCTGCTCCTCTCCCTCGGCGGCCGCGTCGCGGAGCCTCCGTCCAAGGAGAGCACGAGCCGGGCCGGCGCCTCGCAGCGCGAGACCTGA